The region CAAGGCAGCGCCAAACGCCCGATCCCGCGAAGACATGGCTGCCGTTGGCAGGATTGATGCCGAAGTCGGCTATCACCAGGGGCCTGCAGCCCATATCCAATGCGTCGAAAAAGGCGGTGGATGAAATGGTGGCCATCAGCCTGGCCTGACGCAGCAGGTCGGGCAAAGCCCGGTAGTCGAATTTCAGGTTGTCGGGGGGGTGGCCAAGGGTCTGCAGCAATGTTGTGCTGATGTGGTCTTTGATGCTGTGGAAGGTTGTCTCTCCAGGGGCAATACGCGGTTTGATCAACACCTCCCAGTCCGGGGAACGCCGGGCAAGGTCCGCCAAAATCCGCACCATCTCAGCGCGGTCAATGGGGTTTGAAGGCATCACCACCTGTTCCGCGAACACCAGTTGCTTGCGCCTCTGTTGTTGGTCGAGGAGCTGATCATCTGAGATCTCCTGGCGGTGCAATCCGGTGAGAACCGTGCGCTGACCGGCAAACGGACTTCCCTCCAGCATTCGGTCCAGCGCCTCACGATCCCGTGGGCCACTGAGGCAGACGAGGTCGTAACCCAGCCGCCAGCTCATGCCTTCCATGAACTTCTCCAGCACTACGCCGTTGAAGCCGCAGAACAACAGCGGTCGCTCACGACTGGGCAGCAATCCCAACGCCAGTCGAAAATCACTGACCTTGCTGCCGGTGAGGTACACACCAATGGCATTGAACTGGCGCAGCTCGGGGTGAGTCAGCAATTGCCCCATGTCCAGCCGCCAAAGGTCACCAAGGGCAGCAGCCCGCTGCAGAATCGAATCGGGTGTTCCCTCACGCGGAATGGCGTTGATGGTGACCTGAATGTTGAGGTCCGACGGGAAGCGACATAGCGCTTCACAGGCCAACAATTGGCTGTCGCTGTCGCCGATCAGCAACAGTTTGAACGGACCATTCATGGCAGCAACTCCACCAGGCGGCGGATCAGGCGCGCGGCGCCGTCATGCACCCCCCAGCCCATGGACTGCAGCCAGGACGTATTGACGGGTGGCAAACCCAGCAGTTGATCCATGTGGTCGATCGACTGCAGGCGATGCATCAGTCCGCTGCCGAAGAACGTCGTTGTGTCTTGA is a window of Synechococcus sp. A15-24 DNA encoding:
- a CDS encoding DUF6716 putative glycosyltransferase, producing MNGPFKLLLIGDSDSQLLACEALCRFPSDLNIQVTINAIPREGTPDSILQRAAALGDLWRLDMGQLLTHPELRQFNAIGVYLTGSKVSDFRLALGLLPSRERPLLFCGFNGVVLEKFMEGMSWRLGYDLVCLSGPRDREALDRMLEGSPFAGQRTVLTGLHRQEISDDQLLDQQQRRKQLVFAEQVVMPSNPIDRAEMVRILADLARRSPDWEVLIKPRIAPGETTFHSIKDHISTTLLQTLGHPPDNLKFDYRALPDLLRQARLMATISSTAFFDALDMGCRPLVIADFGINPANGSHVFAGSGVWRCLDEVEDLDALDHSLPSPDADWLAWMGYGTNLDPVELIEALRQLRADPPERLSTTSGYLSNANLSFTQLRRDAERAIRQKNWQEAQSLLQLGSLMRPTHRNVARRSRAVQQRNRIIRRLLLSLTYRDVG